In Brachybacterium fresconis, the genomic stretch GCGACGAGCCGACGTGGTGTTCACGCGGGTGAATCTTGCGGTGTTCGTCGACGGGTGCTTCTGGCACGACTGCCCCGAGCACGGGACCAGGCCGAAGTCCCGGGCTGCGTGGTGGGAGGAGAAGCTCCGTCGGAATGTCGAACGCGATCATGACACCGACACACGGCTCGGCGAGGCGGGATGGACGGTCCTCCGATTCTGGGAACACGAGGACATGGCGCAGGCTGCGATCGAGGTGCTACGCACGTACCGATTCCTTCGCGTCACCGGGCAGCGCCGGCGGGGACCTTCTTCGACCACAGGTGGTCGAAGTGGGTGAACGCCAGCTTCGTCCCGAAGTTATCGGCGTTGTCCTGGACGTTCACGATGTCCACGCGCTCGGTCCCCCCATTCTGGGGCCCTCGCAGCCCGCGCCCGATCATCTGCAGGTAACGGTTCGGGACGAAGGTGGGACGGCACACGTACACCGCGGAGACGTCGGGGACGTCGAAGCCCTGCGAGAGGACGTTGAAGTTCGTGAGGACCTTCAGGTCTCCTCTTCTGAAGCGTTCGACCGCTGCGCGGCGGGCCCCCGGGGACATGTCAGCGTGGACCGCTACCGACTCGATCCCCTCGTACGAGAACACGGCCGCGAGTGCGTGGGCATGCTGGACCGAGGCGGCGAAGAGCAGCGTTCGCTGGTCCTCCCCCCGGGACAGGATCGAGCGGATGATCTGGTTGTTGCGCTCGGTGGAGCGGGCGACTGCAGCGAGATCGAGCTGGGCCTCACTCATCCGAGTGAGGGGTGAGGAGATCTCCTCGTCCACCTCCTGCGCAGCACGCGTCTTGGGGAGGGCGATGCCGTCGAGTATGTGGTGGTCCACCTGGGACAGGTATCCGTTGGCCTGGAGGTACTGGGTCGCGTCATCGGGCCCGAACTGCGAGGGTGTCAGGAGGTTCCGGTCGAAGATCTCGACGAGGCTCTCCGTGCTCCGTTCGTCCGTCCCCCGGTAGGGGGTCGCGGAGAGACCGAGGACGGGGGTACGGGCAGTCCCTCTCCTCTTGAAACGCGAGAGCATCTGCTTCGTGGTGCGGGCCTCGGCGCCGTGGGCTTCGTCGATGATCACGATTCCCGGACGTTGGAACCAGCCATCCTTGGCCTTCGTGGACTCGAACATCCTCGCCGCGGTCGCCGGCGTGGACACGATGACATGGAGTCCTGCGTCCTGAGTGACGACCTCGCGAGGGTTACCGTCCCAGAACCGGCTCACCACCATGTCGGTGTTCTCGCTCCCGTGCGCCCGCCAGACGGCCATCCAGGTGCCGACTGCCTGCTCGCACAGCTCCTTGGTCTGGGCGATCCACATCACGTGGCCCTTCAGTGGCTCCTCCGACCCCGCGACGTGACGTACCACGGAC encodes the following:
- a CDS encoding very short patch repair endonuclease — protein: MSTDPSRREGQLSADSLTENERPTSSLSSEEPVEETVRARMAVQRRRDTAPELALRRSLHRAGLRFRVDHPLPGIPRRRADVVFTRVNLAVFVDGCFWHDCPEHGTRPKSRAAWWEEKLRRNVERDHDTDTRLGEAGWTVLRFWEHEDMAQAAIEVLRTYRFLRVTGQRRRGPSSTTGGRSG